The Bradyrhizobium oligotrophicum S58 genome contains the following window.
CACGAGTTGGCGCAAGGCTACGTCTATCTGGCCGGCAGCATCTGCAATGTATGGCCGCCGCGCGATCCAAGAAAAAATTCCAACGACGACAGGACGCGCGGGGCAAGGGGGAAATCGTGAGACATTTGCGTGCGCCCAACGACCATCGTAATCCGCCGTTTCCGTCTGATGACGAAGACGACCGGCGTCCGCTGTATGAACAATCCTGGCGCAACGAGCACGACCGGCCGACGCCGTCCGAATTTGCCTCACGCTTCGGCGTGGAGGACATTCCTTCGCCGCCACGGGAACGACGATCCCTGGGCTGGCTGAGCATTCTGGGTCTGCTGGTCGGGGCCACTGGCGTAGCCGGCATGGCCGCGACAAAGTTCCCGATGCATTGGGCCGGTGCGATCTCCGCGGACAGCAGCCGGGATGCTGCAGTAGCCGCGACGGCGCCGCCGCCGCCCGCTCGCGCGCCGCAGGCTATTGCACCGTCACAGGATGCTCCCTCAATCGAAACGACTGCGAGCACGGCTCTCGCCGCCGTGGCGGACTCGAACGCCCGCCTGAGGGAGGAAGACCGCCTGCCGAAGTTCGACACGCGGATGGCCAATGCAACGGCGGCCGCGCAGGCAAGTGCTCAGCCTCCGGTCCAGGGCGTCACAGATAGCGAAATCCGCTTTGGCATGGCCGCGCCATTCTCGGGTCCGGCCCGGGAGATGGGTCATCAGCTCAAGCTCGGCATCGACCTCGCATTCGCGCAGGCCAATGAGGAAGGCGGCGTGCATGGCCGCCAGCTCAAGCTCTACACCGCCGATGATGCCTACGAGCCGACGCGAACGCTGAACGCGATGAAGGAGCTCTACGAGCAGCACAAGGTGTTCGGCTTCGTCGAGAACTATGGCAGTCCGACGGCTCTGATCTCGGTTCCCTACGCGCTCGAGCGTCATACGCTGTATTTCGGAGCCTTCACCGGAGCGCCTTCGCTGCGGCACGATCCGCCGGACCGCTACGTCTTCAACTACCGCGCCGGCTATGCCGAGGAGGCCGACGCCCTCGTCCATTATCTCGTCAAGAGCCGCAAGCTGCGTCCGCAGGAGATCGGGGTTCTCACCCAGCAGGACGCCTATGGCGATGCCGGATGGGACGGCGTCAGCAAGGCGATGCGCGGGCTGCGCGGCGGCGGCGCAGGCGATGTCTTCCGCATGAGCTACAACCGCAACACCGTCAACGTCGACGACGCCATCGCGCAATTGCGCCGGCAGAAGCATGCCATCAAGGCCGTCGTGCTGGTCGCCACCTTCCGCGCCGCCGCGAAGTTCATCGAGAAGACCCGCGACGTCTATCCGGACATGATCTACGCGACGATCTCGGGCGTCGGCAGCACCGGCCTCGCCAGCGAGCTGACGGTGCTCGGCCCCAAATACGCCGATGGCATCATCTGCACCCAGGTCACGCCGGCGGTCGAAAGCTACGCCTCCGTCACGCTGAACTACAAGAAGGCGCTCGCCAAGTATTTTCCGGGAGAGCCGGCGGACTACACCTCGCTGGAAGCCTACCTGACCGCCAACATTCTGATCGAGGGCCTGAAACGCGTCGGTCCCGCCGTCGATACGGAAGCGCTGGTCAACGTGCTGGAGAGCATGCAGAACTACGAACTCGGGCTCGGACCAAAGGTGAGCTTTGGTCCCTCCGACCACCAGGCGCTGCACAAGGTCTGGGGCACGCAGCTCGACAAATCAGGGCAATATCACGCCATCGATCTGGACTGAGCGGCCGCCCACCAGAAGAGCGTTTCCTTGGAACCGGCGGTCGTTTCCGGGTTGAGTTCTCGCCGTCTCCACCCCTGTCATGCTCCGCGAAGGCGGAGCATCCAGTACTCCGCGGCCGAAGATACTGAACCGAGATGTCACGGCGTACTGGATCGTCCGCCGGAGCCTGTCATCCGGCCGGCCGGAGGCCGGACCGGGTGGCGGACGATGACAGCGGGGGTCTGCATGTCCATATCAATGTGATCAGGACTTTGGAAACGCTCGTCCAGCAAGGCTGGGCCACCAGCATCTGAATTTGGTCGCCGTTTGTCCTCGCTTCGTCTTCGACGTCTGCGTCCGCTTGACGTGGCCGCGCCAGTGCAACCGGCAGCATGGCGGCCGCCCCGCACACTGTTCGCGCCCCGACAGATATGCGATCATGACCGACGCAACGGCGGGGCACGACACACGTGAACGACATCGGTCTCACGGCGCTGGATCTCGGGCTACGCGGCGCGGCGAGCGGGCTGTTCGTGATGATGATGCTCGTGCTGATCAGGCTGCGCCCGGGCAATGCCCACGCCATTCTCGGCCTGGCGATGTCGGCCGGCGGCGCGGGGTTTGCGATCGCGACGGCGCCGTTCGTCCCAGCGTCCACATATTGGTGGACGTTGCCGATCCTGTCGGGGCAGCCGGTCGTATTCTGGCTGTGGGCCCGCGCCGCCTTCGACGATGACTTCGCGCCGAGGCGCTGGCACGGCCTGGTCTGGCTGGCGGTGATCATCCTCGGCTTCACGGCGTCGCTGAGCTGGCCGATGTGGCCGGCCGTGACCAAGGTCTGCGCCAAGGGATTGTCGGTCGTTGCGCTCACCTTCGCGCTGCTCGCGATCGTGCAGACGGTGACGACCTGGCGCGACGATCTCGTCGCCCGGCGCCGGCGGCTGCGCATGGCCGTGCTGATCCTGAACCTCGGCTTCATCGCCTTCGTCAGCGCGCCGTCGCTGCTGCCGCTGCCGGTGGCGCCGCTGGGCCTGACCGCCAATCTCGGCGGGCCCGGCAGCTTCGTCACCGCGCTCACGCTGTGCGTGCTGGCGGTGCTGGCAAGCTGGAACCTGTTCGGGGCCAATGCAGCGACCGCGCTGCCGACGCCGGCAGTCGTGGCAGCCGGCCATGCCGACGAGCCGCACGCCACGGAGACCATGGCCGCCGAGCGCCCGGCGGTGGCGCCGCTGCTGTTGCGCCGGCTCGACCAGCTCATGCGCGTCGAGCGCATCTATCGGCAGGAAGGGCTGTCGATCGGCAGTCTCGCGGCGCAGCTCAACGTGCCCGAATATCGATTGCGGCAGGCCATCAACGAAGGCCTCGGCCACCGGAATTTCAACGCCTTCCTCAACCGCTACCGGATCGACGACGCCAAGGCGGCGCTGTCCGACCCGAGCCAGCGCGAGGTGCCGGTGCTGACGATCGCGATCGATGCCGGCTTCCAGTCGATCGGTCCGTTCAACCGCGCCTTCAAGGCGGCGACCGGGCTCACCCCGACCGAATTCCGCCGGCAGGCGCTGGGGCAGCCACCGGCCATTGCTGAGAGCACGAGCGATTTGAGGATTCGGCAAGCCGACTGAACGAATCGGCTGGCCGAATTCGTGATCCGGCCAGCACGGCGTGGCGCGCGAGGGCAGAGAGGGGCGTCAACGCTCTGCTTTCGAGGAAGCCATGCCCAGCACCATCGCCCCTCCCCCCAGCTCCGAACGGCTGCATGCGCTCGATGCGGTCAGGGCCTATGCCCTGCTGCTCGGCATCGTCCTGCATGCGGCGATGTCGTTCCTGCCGCCGGGGGCGAGCCGGTTCTGGTTCATCGAGGACACCCATCCAAGCCGGATCCTTGGCATCCTCACCTTCGCCATTCACGTGTTCCGGATGACGACCTTCTTCGTGATGGCCGGCCTGTTCGCCCGCATGAGCCTGCACCGGCGCGGTCCGGCAGGGTTCGTGATGGACCGCCTGCAACGGATCGCGCTGCCGCTCGTCATCGCCTGGCCGCTGGTGTTCGCACCGATGGTCGTGGTGGTGATATGGGCGAGCCAGTTTCCACACGGCGGACCGGCGCCCGGCATGGCCGCTTGGCCGCCGATGCTGCCGCGCTTTCCGCTGGCGCATCTGTGGTTTCTCTACGTGCTGCTCGAACTCTATGGCGCGGTGCTGCTGCTGCGCTGGGCCGTGACCACGATCGATACCGAAGGCCGGCTGCGCGCGGCCGCCGATCGGCTGTTCGCTGCGGTCATGCATAGCCGGCTTGCGCCTGCGATCCTGGCGCTGCCGATCCTGACCGCGCTCAGCCTCGACCCGAACTGGGTCGGCTTCATCGGCGTGCGCACGCCGGACCAGTCGCTGATCACCAATGGCCAGGCCTGGATCGGCTTCGGCAGCGCCTTCGGCGTCGGCTGGCTGCTGCACCGGCAGCTCGCGCTGCTGCGCGTGCTGGAGCGGCGCTGGCTCATCAATGCTGTCGTCGCGCTCGGGCTGACTGCGCTCAGCTTCGCGCTGGCGCTTGGCGTCACCTTGGTTTCAACCCGCGTCTGGGTTGCGCATTTCGATCTCGCCACCATCCGGCTCGCCGGCGCCATCGTCTATGCGCTGGCAATCTGGACCACGACCTTCGCGGCGATTGGGCTCGCGCTACGCTTCATGGCGGGCTTCAGCCGCACCCGGCGCTATCTCGCCGACGCGTCCTACTGGCTCTATTTGATCCACATGCCGATCGTAATGGCGCTGCAGCTTGCGGTGTCGCAGCTCGACTGGCCGTGGCCGGTCAAATACGGGCTGATCCTGCTGGTCGCGATCCCAATCATGCTGACCAGCTATCACCTGCTCGTGCGCAACAGCTTCATCGGACGGCTGCTCAACGGCCGGCGCGCCCGTCAGGACAAACCGCCTCGGATGGTCGCAATCGGGCCGGCGTCGACGTGAGGTTCTGCGGCCCGTTCTTCCGCAGTCCGCGCGTGCCGATCGGAGCTTCCTCGCCCCGGTCTCCGCGTCGAACTCTCGTCCGTGTCACGCGCCCTCGCTTGCGCGGCTTTTCCGGCACCCAGAATAACATGCATTAACTAAATGCACGCCGCTGGAACATGAAACAATGGTGCGTGTCAGCGTCAGGACGCACGCAGCGCTGTCAACCGAATGGGAAACGCGCTAGACTGCGTTCACGCCTGCGCAACTACGACGCCGCGGTTTGGCTTTGTCGTATCCAGCACTCGCGTTTCACCCCCGGGAGAACGCATGGCGAAGCAACTCATCGTAAAGCCGCCGACGGCCGTAAAGCCGCCGCCAAAGGCGAAGCAGGCTTTCGATCCGGCGGTCTTCCTCAAAACCGAGGGCCCGGGCCGAACGATTGGGAGATATCGAAAAGACCAGCAGATCTTCTCGCAGGGCGCCACTGCGGATGTGCTGTTCTATATCATCACGGGCACGGTCAAGATCGTCGTCCATTCCGAGCAGGGCAAGGAGGCGGTCATCGCGCTGCTCGGACAGGACGACTTTTTCGGCGAAGGGTGCCTGGCCGGCCAGTCTCACCGGCTGTCGGCAGCGTCGGCCATCACGAACGGCGAAATCCTGCGGATCACCAAATCGGCTGCAATGAGCGCCCTGCGTGACCAGCCGGCGTTTTCCGAGATTTTCGTGTCCCACATCCTCGCCCGCACGATCCGCGTCGAGGCCGATCTCATCGACCAGCTGTTCAATTCCAGCGAGAAGCGCCTCGCGCGGGCCCTGCTGCTCCTGGCCAATTTCGGCAATGACGGCAAGCCGCAGAGGGTCATCGCGAAGGTCAGCCAGGAGATGCTGGCGGACATGATCGGCACGACGCGCTCGCGCGTCAGTCACTTCATGAACAAGTTCCGCAAGCTGGGCTTCATCGACTACAACGGCCACCTGGAGATCAACAGCTCCCTGCTGAACGTCGTCCTGCACGATCAACCGCACATTGAAGGCGACAAGTCGGCTGGAGGCAAAGGTGCGCTGAAGAGCTTGTGATCCGGCATCTCGAGATCGAGCTGGGCCATGCCCAGCTCGGTTCGATCCACCAAATCATTGCAACTGACTGCGCACCGCCGTCGTGGGCGGCGTCAGAAACGCATCAAACCGTTGCTTGACGATGGCGTAGCATTCGCACGAGGTCTTCTCGAGACCAGCGCGGTCGAGCACCTGAATGGTGCCGCGACGATAGCTGATCAGGCCGGCCGCCTGCATGGATTGCGCGGCGAGCGTCACGGATTTGCGATTGGCCCCCAGGATCTGTGACAGGAATTCATGCGTGTAGGGAAGCACGGCCCCTTCGGCCCGGTCGTGCATCATCAGCAGCCATCGGCAGATGCGCTCTTCCGTCGAATGCATGGCATTGCAGGCCACCGTCTGCTGAACCTGGGACAGCAGCGTCTCCGAGTAGCTGACGAGAAGGTTGCGCACGTGCTCGCTGGAGTCGAACTCGTGCTGCAGCAGCTCGATCGGACAGCGGACGGTATGCCCCTCGAGCTGAACGATGCAACGATTGAAGGAGGCCCGGCTGTACATCGCGGCGAACAGGCCGAAGGCGCCTTCGCGACCGATATTTGCCGTCTCGATGGCGTCGCCGTTCTCCAGCACGGTCAACAGCGACAGCACCGATCCTCTCGGAAAATAGGCATGCCGAAGATGGCCGCCGGCCTCGCAGACCACGGCGCCGAGCTTGAAGTCGACGGGCTCGAGATGTGGATCGATACGGCTGCGGCTCTCCGGCGCCAGGGCATCGAGCAGCTGATTGCTCCGCAGGTCCCGATCGGTTTGCGCCTTGATCATTCGAGCTTCATCGATCACCCATGAGCGTCCGGCCGTGCCCAACCGCGGCTGGGAGGCGGGCGGTGCAATTTGTCAGCTAACCCGCCTTTTGAGCCCGCTCGATCGGCAAGTCTGAGCAAAATTGCTCACGGGCTCCCCCTATACAACGGTTCATCCCCGGCGAG
Protein-coding sequences here:
- a CDS encoding ABC transporter substrate-binding protein, yielding MADSNARLREEDRLPKFDTRMANATAAAQASAQPPVQGVTDSEIRFGMAAPFSGPAREMGHQLKLGIDLAFAQANEEGGVHGRQLKLYTADDAYEPTRTLNAMKELYEQHKVFGFVENYGSPTALISVPYALERHTLYFGAFTGAPSLRHDPPDRYVFNYRAGYAEEADALVHYLVKSRKLRPQEIGVLTQQDAYGDAGWDGVSKAMRGLRGGGAGDVFRMSYNRNTVNVDDAIAQLRRQKHAIKAVVLVATFRAAAKFIEKTRDVYPDMIYATISGVGSTGLASELTVLGPKYADGIICTQVTPAVESYASVTLNYKKALAKYFPGEPADYTSLEAYLTANILIEGLKRVGPAVDTEALVNVLESMQNYELGLGPKVSFGPSDHQALHKVWGTQLDKSGQYHAIDLD
- a CDS encoding AraC family transcriptional regulator → MNDIGLTALDLGLRGAASGLFVMMMLVLIRLRPGNAHAILGLAMSAGGAGFAIATAPFVPASTYWWTLPILSGQPVVFWLWARAAFDDDFAPRRWHGLVWLAVIILGFTASLSWPMWPAVTKVCAKGLSVVALTFALLAIVQTVTTWRDDLVARRRRLRMAVLILNLGFIAFVSAPSLLPLPVAPLGLTANLGGPGSFVTALTLCVLAVLASWNLFGANAATALPTPAVVAAGHADEPHATETMAAERPAVAPLLLRRLDQLMRVERIYRQEGLSIGSLAAQLNVPEYRLRQAINEGLGHRNFNAFLNRYRIDDAKAALSDPSQREVPVLTIAIDAGFQSIGPFNRAFKAATGLTPTEFRRQALGQPPAIAESTSDLRIRQAD
- a CDS encoding acyltransferase family protein yields the protein MPSTIAPPPSSERLHALDAVRAYALLLGIVLHAAMSFLPPGASRFWFIEDTHPSRILGILTFAIHVFRMTTFFVMAGLFARMSLHRRGPAGFVMDRLQRIALPLVIAWPLVFAPMVVVVIWASQFPHGGPAPGMAAWPPMLPRFPLAHLWFLYVLLELYGAVLLLRWAVTTIDTEGRLRAAADRLFAAVMHSRLAPAILALPILTALSLDPNWVGFIGVRTPDQSLITNGQAWIGFGSAFGVGWLLHRQLALLRVLERRWLINAVVALGLTALSFALALGVTLVSTRVWVAHFDLATIRLAGAIVYALAIWTTTFAAIGLALRFMAGFSRTRRYLADASYWLYLIHMPIVMALQLAVSQLDWPWPVKYGLILLVAIPIMLTSYHLLVRNSFIGRLLNGRRARQDKPPRMVAIGPAST
- a CDS encoding Crp/Fnr family transcriptional regulator → MAKQLIVKPPTAVKPPPKAKQAFDPAVFLKTEGPGRTIGRYRKDQQIFSQGATADVLFYIITGTVKIVVHSEQGKEAVIALLGQDDFFGEGCLAGQSHRLSAASAITNGEILRITKSAAMSALRDQPAFSEIFVSHILARTIRVEADLIDQLFNSSEKRLARALLLLANFGNDGKPQRVIAKVSQEMLADMIGTTRSRVSHFMNKFRKLGFIDYNGHLEINSSLLNVVLHDQPHIEGDKSAGGKGALKSL
- a CDS encoding Crp/Fnr family transcriptional regulator, whose protein sequence is MIKAQTDRDLRSNQLLDALAPESRSRIDPHLEPVDFKLGAVVCEAGGHLRHAYFPRGSVLSLLTVLENGDAIETANIGREGAFGLFAAMYSRASFNRCIVQLEGHTVRCPIELLQHEFDSSEHVRNLLVSYSETLLSQVQQTVACNAMHSTEERICRWLLMMHDRAEGAVLPYTHEFLSQILGANRKSVTLAAQSMQAAGLISYRRGTIQVLDRAGLEKTSCECYAIVKQRFDAFLTPPTTAVRSQLQ